The DNA segment GTTATTTGCCAGCGACGTGTACCCGTGGTACGCGGCAGGGTTACTGCTGCAGCCTGGCGTTGTAGCCGATTCTCTGGACAACGGTGATAAGCTTCTCTACGGTATCGGGATTCCCGTCGTAGTCAAGCTGAATCTGGTGAGAGGCACGATCCACGTAGACATCGTTTACCCCTTTTATGCGTTTGCCGACATGCTCAATGGTATATACACAGGACGTACAGGTGGCACCATCTACATCCAGGATTGCCGTTGTTCGTTCATTGTTCATCAGGCTAATATACTGTCTGCTGCGGACAAAGAAAAGCTGTCGCAGGCTACATGCGAATCATGTATGGAATATCGGTTCTCAGGTGCCGGGGCAGAAATTCGTAGCGGTTCTGATACTCGATAAAGAACTCGCCGTTTACGGCGGTCAGATGGGTAATCCCGGCGTTGTGCGAGCCAAAGCGATGCAGCTGGCTATGTGAGCCATCAACCACTGCAGCGGCCAGTGCGCCGATAAAAATCCGGTGGCTCACCAGTATCACCGGTCGGGTATCCCCGTTGTGGCGGGCTATCAGCTCCCGCAGTACCCGTTTGGCACGCATATAGCACTGTCGTTGACTCTCCGGTGTTCGCATCGTGTTCCAGCCACTGATATGAATATGGTCGTCGCTCTGCAGCATAGGGAATGTGGCGTGCAGGTCGGTTGCCCCCAGGCCGGGATGCGGTTCATACCGTTCGTACTTTTCCGAATAGGCCACGCATCCGCCACGCTCGTGTATATCCCGCCAGGCCTGTATCGGTACCGTA comes from the Spirochaeta africana DSM 8902 genome and includes:
- a CDS encoding cation transporter, with amino-acid sequence MNNERTTAILDVDGATCTSCVYTIEHVGKRIKGVNDVYVDRASHQIQLDYDGNPDTVEKLITVVQRIGYNARLQQ
- a CDS encoding histidine phosphatase family protein — translated: MHIYCIRHGESTNNCLEGDAEYHLKRSHDPALTPRGTAQAAAAADFLQDHLSERYDNPPVLYSSYMTRALQTAAALSAKLTVPIQAWRDIHERGGCVAYSEKYERYEPHPGLGATDLHATFPMLQSDDHIHISGWNTMRTPESQRQCYMRAKRVLRELIARHNGDTRPVILVSHRIFIGALAAAVVDGSHSQLHRFGSHNAGITHLTAVNGEFFIEYQNRYEFLPRHLRTDIPYMIRM